A single region of the Globicephala melas chromosome 12, mGloMel1.2, whole genome shotgun sequence genome encodes:
- the LGALSL gene encoding galectin-related protein: MAGSVADSDAVVKLDDGHLNNSLGSPVQADVYFPRLIVPFCGHIKGGMRPGKKVLVMGIVDLNPESFAISLTCGDSEDPPADVAIELKAVFTDRQLLRNSCISGERGEEQSAIPYFPFIPDQPFRVEILCEHPRFRVFVDGHQLFDFYHRIQTLSAIDTIKINGDLQITKLG, encoded by the exons ATGGCGGGGTCGGTGGCCGACAGCGATGCAGTGGTG AAACTAGATGATGGGCATTTAAACAACTCCTTGGGCTCTCCAGTTCAAGCCGACGTGTACTTCCCACGACTG ATCGTGCCATTTTGTGGGCACATTAAAGGTGGCATGAGACCAGGCAAGAAGGTATTAGTGATGGGCATCGTAGACCTCAACCCTGAGAG ctttgcCATCAGCTTGACCTGTGGTGATTCGGAGGATCCTCCCGCCGATGTGGCAATTGAACTCAAAGCTGTCTTCACAGATCGGCAGCTACTCAGAAATTCTTGTATATCTGGGGAAAGGGGTGAAGAACAGTCAGCGATCCCTTACTTCCCATTCATCCCAGACCAACCATTCAGG gtGGAAATCCTTTGTGAGCACCCACGTTTCAGAGTGTTTGTGGATGGACACCAACTTTTTGATTTTTACCACCGCATTCAAACGTTATCTGCAATCGACACCATAAAGATAAACGGGGACCTCCAGATCACGAAGCTTGGCTGA